In Streptomyces longhuiensis, the following proteins share a genomic window:
- a CDS encoding alpha/beta fold hydrolase, whose protein sequence is MSAVHVEEAGDHGPLLLCLHGIGSSSAAFAPQLAELSAYARVVAWDAPGYAKSPDPEGPLDLDGFADAAAEVVRERGGRAHVIGVSWGGVIALRLAARHPDLVESLVVADSSAGSGTDPAKAEGMRARAAELAELGPRAFAEKRGPRLVSGGAPEELVQRVVDTMAASVRLPGYAYAAESMAGADLRPELPTIAAPTLVLCGDQDQVTGVEASQVLAGALHKTAYVIVKDAGHLANQEQPARFDAWVLSHLRITARIPE, encoded by the coding sequence GTGAGCGCCGTCCATGTCGAGGAGGCGGGCGATCACGGCCCCCTGCTGCTGTGCCTGCACGGCATCGGCTCCTCGTCGGCGGCGTTCGCCCCGCAGCTCGCCGAGCTGTCCGCGTACGCGCGGGTCGTGGCCTGGGACGCGCCCGGCTACGCCAAGTCGCCCGATCCTGAAGGGCCGTTGGACCTGGACGGGTTCGCGGACGCGGCCGCCGAGGTCGTCCGGGAGCGCGGCGGACGCGCGCACGTGATCGGTGTCTCCTGGGGCGGGGTGATCGCGCTGCGGCTCGCGGCCCGCCACCCGGATCTGGTCGAGTCCCTCGTCGTCGCCGACTCCAGCGCGGGCTCCGGCACCGACCCCGCCAAGGCCGAGGGCATGCGGGCGCGGGCCGCCGAGCTGGCCGAGCTCGGGCCGCGCGCCTTCGCCGAGAAGCGCGGGCCGCGGCTCGTGTCCGGCGGGGCGCCCGAGGAACTCGTACAGCGGGTCGTCGACACCATGGCCGCCTCCGTGCGGCTGCCCGGCTACGCCTACGCCGCCGAGTCCATGGCCGGTGCCGACCTGCGGCCCGAACTGCCCACGATCGCCGCGCCCACGCTCGTCCTGTGCGGCGACCAGGACCAGGTCACCGGCGTCGAGGCCTCGCAGGTCCTCGCCGGCGCCCTCCACAAGACCGCCTACGTGATCGTCAAGGACGCCGGTCACCTGGCCAACCAGGAACAGCCCGCGCGCTTCGACGCGTGGGTCCTGTCCCACCTCCGCATCACCGCCCGCATCCCCGAGTAG
- a CDS encoding aromatic ring-hydroxylating oxygenase subunit alpha has product MTADHIYATGLRNQWHPVVPSSFVAPGAMRKVTALGEQWLLFRRSDGTLSMLADRCPHRGAPLSLGKHLGDRVACWYHGVEVEGDGTVSSVPGLPGCNLEGKKLVRSLPVREVGGAILAYFGDEQHPEPAELTLPEPLTEPGTDAILCYAEWEVPWRYAVENLLDPMHGAFLHHDSHTMYDGDTTAKFRIRETDRGYFFEKTDQRGVNFDWVELCHTGIDWVDLSIPYPPSAGPGGPFGIVGMVCPVDEQRCGVFFWRYRRVEGWQRDTWRFLYKTLIEERHWEVLEQDRVMLEAMPADADQRENLYQHDLGVVRLRRMYRAAAAEQASA; this is encoded by the coding sequence ATGACCGCCGACCACATCTACGCGACGGGCCTGCGCAACCAGTGGCACCCCGTCGTCCCGTCCTCGTTCGTCGCGCCCGGCGCCATGCGCAAGGTGACCGCGCTCGGCGAGCAGTGGCTCCTGTTCCGCCGCTCCGACGGCACGCTGTCCATGCTCGCGGACCGCTGCCCGCACCGCGGCGCGCCCCTGTCGCTCGGCAAACACCTCGGGGACCGGGTGGCGTGCTGGTACCACGGCGTCGAGGTCGAGGGTGACGGGACCGTCTCCTCGGTGCCCGGCCTGCCCGGCTGCAACCTGGAGGGCAAGAAGCTCGTCAGGTCGCTGCCCGTGCGCGAGGTCGGCGGCGCGATCCTCGCCTACTTCGGCGACGAACAGCACCCGGAACCGGCCGAGTTGACGCTCCCCGAGCCGCTCACCGAACCCGGCACCGACGCGATCCTGTGCTACGCGGAGTGGGAGGTGCCGTGGCGCTACGCCGTCGAGAACCTCCTCGACCCGATGCACGGCGCCTTCCTGCACCACGACTCGCACACCATGTACGACGGTGACACGACGGCCAAGTTCCGCATCCGCGAGACGGACCGGGGCTACTTCTTCGAGAAGACCGACCAGCGGGGCGTCAACTTCGACTGGGTCGAGCTGTGCCACACCGGCATCGACTGGGTCGACCTGTCCATCCCGTACCCGCCGTCGGCCGGTCCCGGCGGTCCGTTCGGGATCGTCGGCATGGTCTGCCCGGTCGACGAGCAGCGCTGCGGTGTCTTCTTCTGGCGCTACCGCCGGGTCGAGGGCTGGCAGCGTGACACCTGGCGCTTCCTCTACAAGACCCTCATCGAGGAGCGCCACTGGGAGGTGCTCGAGCAGGACCGCGTGATGCTGGAGGCCATGCCCGCGGACGCCGACCAGCGCGAGAACCTCTACCAGCACGACCTGGGAGTGGTGCGCCTGCGCCGCATGTACCGGGCCGCCGCCGCGGAGCAGGCGTCTGCATGA
- a CDS encoding cupin domain-containing protein, producing MPLTTTDYDNGSDLGKYTDSLIATKESRVADFNTLSFQEKAGPQYRRGQIRYVGSGATGNHENDSRILPSGGFTFSNMLLPPGAEGPEHTHHDVEEAFFVLEGQVRVGIHRGADEVEYRTLGYRDMIVVPAGVARSLKNEGDTDALFCVVIGTQKPQVPTYPEHSPMHGVTRD from the coding sequence ATGCCTCTGACCACCACCGACTACGACAACGGCAGCGACCTCGGCAAGTACACCGACTCGCTCATCGCCACCAAGGAGTCCCGCGTCGCGGACTTCAACACCCTCTCCTTCCAGGAGAAGGCGGGCCCGCAGTACCGCCGCGGCCAGATCCGCTACGTCGGCTCCGGCGCCACCGGCAACCACGAGAACGACTCGCGGATCCTCCCCTCCGGCGGCTTCACCTTCTCCAACATGCTGCTGCCGCCCGGCGCCGAGGGCCCCGAGCACACCCACCACGACGTCGAGGAGGCCTTCTTCGTCCTGGAGGGCCAGGTCCGCGTGGGCATCCACCGCGGCGCCGACGAGGTCGAGTACCGCACCCTCGGCTACCGCGACATGATCGTCGTCCCGGCGGGCGTGGCCCGGTCCCTGAAGAACGAGGGCGACACCGACGCCCTGTTCTGCGTCGTCATCGGCACGCAGAAGCCGCAGGTCCCGACGTACCCGGAGCACTCGCCGATGCACGGTGTCACCCGTGACTGA
- a CDS encoding SDR family oxidoreductase: MTDPSGGAGTVVVTGAGRGLGLAMARRAAEDGFRVVVAELDTERGNHAVEELRGDGLDAHFVRCDVADPESVDELAARVRELGPLYGLINNAALANGVGGKEFQDIDVEVWDRLMTVNARSPWLVSKALYPLFGSPGRIVNVASDAALYGSPRLAHYIASKGAVIALTRAMARELGDKGITVNAVAPGLTECEATETVPEERHELYRSGRAISRPQEPGDLIGLVAFLLGEESRYLTGQVIAVNGGFTMN, translated from the coding sequence GTGACTGACCCCTCAGGGGGCGCCGGCACCGTCGTCGTCACCGGGGCGGGCCGTGGCCTGGGACTGGCCATGGCCCGCCGGGCCGCCGAGGACGGCTTCCGCGTCGTCGTCGCCGAGCTCGACACCGAGCGCGGGAACCACGCGGTCGAGGAACTGCGCGGTGACGGACTCGACGCCCACTTCGTGCGCTGCGACGTCGCCGACCCCGAGTCGGTCGACGAACTCGCCGCCCGCGTACGGGAACTGGGTCCGCTGTACGGCCTGATCAACAACGCGGCTCTCGCCAACGGCGTCGGCGGCAAGGAGTTCCAGGACATCGACGTCGAGGTGTGGGACCGCCTGATGACGGTCAACGCCCGCAGCCCCTGGCTGGTGTCGAAGGCCCTGTACCCGCTCTTCGGCTCGCCGGGCCGGATCGTGAACGTCGCCTCGGACGCCGCGCTCTACGGCTCGCCCCGCCTCGCCCACTACATCGCCTCGAAGGGCGCGGTCATCGCCCTGACCCGGGCGATGGCCAGGGAACTCGGCGACAAGGGCATCACCGTCAACGCGGTCGCGCCCGGCCTCACCGAGTGCGAGGCCACCGAGACCGTCCCCGAGGAACGGCACGAGCTGTACCGCTCGGGCCGGGCCATCTCGCGGCCGCAGGAGCCCGGCGACCTCATCGGTCTCGTCGCCTTCCTGCTCGGCGAGGAGTCCCGCTATCTCACCGGACAAGTGATCGCCGTCAACGGCGGCTTCACGATGAACTGA
- a CDS encoding SDR family oxidoreductase: MDLGLADRTVLVTGGSSGVGLATVRALLDEGARVATCGRDADRLSKAAARLGSDRLLTGVCDVRDATAVRDFVRHAADTFGGLDGLVNNAGQSRMKSLDESTAEDWRDELELKFSGVLNPLHAARAHLAASDAASVVNVNAVLAKQPETRLITTSAARAGILNLSKSLATELAPEGIRVNSVCLGLVDTGQWTRRHAAAESGLSYEDWQAELATDRGIALGRLGRAEEVAYAIVALLSPRASYITGTSIDVCGGVGRSIL, encoded by the coding sequence ATGGATCTGGGCCTCGCCGACCGGACCGTCCTGGTCACCGGCGGCAGCTCGGGCGTCGGCCTGGCCACGGTCCGCGCCCTGCTGGACGAGGGCGCGCGCGTCGCGACCTGCGGCCGTGACGCCGACCGCCTCTCGAAGGCGGCGGCGCGCCTCGGCAGCGACCGTCTCCTGACCGGCGTCTGCGACGTGCGGGACGCGACGGCCGTACGGGACTTCGTCCGGCATGCGGCCGACACCTTCGGGGGCCTCGACGGGCTCGTCAACAACGCGGGCCAGTCCCGCATGAAGAGTCTCGACGAGTCGACCGCCGAGGACTGGCGCGACGAACTGGAGCTGAAGTTCTCCGGCGTCCTCAACCCGCTGCACGCCGCCCGCGCCCACCTCGCCGCGTCCGACGCCGCCTCCGTCGTGAACGTCAACGCCGTCCTGGCCAAGCAGCCGGAGACCCGGCTGATCACGACGAGCGCCGCCCGCGCCGGCATCCTCAACCTCTCCAAGTCTCTCGCCACCGAGCTCGCCCCCGAGGGGATCCGCGTCAACTCGGTCTGCCTCGGCCTCGTCGACACCGGCCAGTGGACCCGCCGGCACGCCGCCGCGGAGTCCGGGCTCTCCTACGAGGACTGGCAGGCGGAACTCGCCACCGACCGCGGGATCGCGCTCGGGCGGCTCGGCCGGGCCGAGGAGGTCGCGTACGCGATCGTCGCGCTGCTCTCGCCGCGAGCCTCGTACATCACCGGAACCAGCATCGACGTCTGCGGCGGAGTCGGCCGCTCCATCCTCTGA
- a CDS encoding thiamine pyrophosphate-binding protein, whose product MRYDTGGDLLVAVLRELGIDTVFGIVSVHNLPLVEAVDRELRFVPVRHEASAVNAADAYGRARGTLGCALTSTGTGAGNAAGSLIEALASGTSVLHITGQVESEFLGSGRGFIHETKDQLGMLTAVSKYAATVPSADGAGRILREAARAALTAPGGPASVEWPVDLQYAAQTDTAAEEFEETAVPAPGADELAAAGALLASARRPVIWAGGGATRARVQLADLLAATGAALLTSNSGRGAVPEDHPQVVGNFATTPAGRALLADADVLVTIGTHFRSNETADYGLQLPAAHIQIDLDADALGRVYPAPHALHGDAADVLERLLPYARPAEPGWTARVTAVRDEVRATLHDNIGPQAAICDAIRAALPREAVVARDVTIPSSSWGNRLLDMYDPRDNVFPRGGGIGQGLGMGIGAALARPDAPTVVIAGDGGLAVHLGELLTLAQERPRLTLLVFNDGGYGVLRNMQDRHSDRRSGVDLATPDFELLARACGLPYLRIAAAEHAEPVVAEAVASDGPTLVEVDLAALGPMKNPFTPPVKIPTA is encoded by the coding sequence ATGCGTTACGACACCGGAGGCGATCTCCTCGTCGCCGTTCTGCGGGAACTGGGCATCGACACGGTCTTCGGGATCGTCAGTGTGCACAACCTGCCGCTCGTCGAGGCCGTCGACCGCGAGCTGCGGTTCGTGCCCGTGCGCCACGAGGCGTCCGCCGTCAACGCGGCCGACGCCTACGGCAGGGCCCGCGGCACGCTCGGCTGCGCCCTCACGTCGACCGGGACGGGCGCGGGCAACGCGGCCGGCTCCCTGATCGAGGCGCTGGCGTCCGGCACCTCCGTCCTGCACATCACCGGGCAGGTCGAGTCGGAGTTCCTGGGCAGCGGCCGCGGTTTCATCCACGAGACCAAGGACCAGCTGGGCATGCTGACGGCGGTCTCCAAGTACGCCGCGACCGTGCCGTCCGCCGACGGGGCGGGCCGCATCCTGCGCGAGGCGGCCCGTGCCGCGCTCACGGCGCCGGGCGGCCCGGCGAGCGTGGAGTGGCCGGTCGACCTCCAGTACGCGGCCCAGACCGACACCGCCGCGGAGGAGTTCGAGGAGACCGCCGTGCCCGCGCCCGGTGCCGACGAGCTCGCCGCCGCGGGGGCCCTGCTGGCCTCGGCCCGGCGCCCGGTGATCTGGGCCGGTGGCGGTGCCACGCGCGCCCGTGTCCAGCTCGCGGACCTGCTCGCCGCGACCGGCGCCGCTCTCCTGACGTCCAACTCCGGGCGCGGCGCCGTCCCCGAGGACCACCCGCAGGTCGTCGGCAACTTCGCGACGACGCCGGCCGGGCGCGCCCTGCTCGCCGACGCCGACGTGCTGGTCACGATCGGCACCCACTTCCGGTCCAACGAGACCGCCGACTACGGCCTCCAGCTCCCCGCCGCGCACATCCAGATCGACCTGGACGCGGACGCGCTCGGCCGTGTGTACCCGGCCCCGCACGCGCTGCACGGCGACGCCGCCGACGTACTGGAGCGGCTGCTCCCGTACGCGAGGCCCGCCGAGCCGGGCTGGACGGCGCGGGTCACCGCGGTCCGCGACGAAGTGCGCGCCACCCTGCACGACAACATCGGCCCGCAGGCCGCCATCTGCGACGCGATCCGGGCCGCGCTCCCCCGCGAGGCAGTCGTCGCCCGCGACGTCACCATCCCGTCGAGCAGCTGGGGCAACCGCCTCCTCGACATGTACGACCCGCGCGACAACGTCTTCCCGCGCGGCGGCGGCATCGGGCAGGGCCTCGGCATGGGCATCGGGGCCGCGCTCGCCCGGCCCGACGCGCCCACGGTCGTCATCGCCGGTGACGGCGGGCTCGCCGTGCACCTCGGCGAACTGCTCACCCTCGCCCAGGAGCGCCCGCGCCTGACCCTCCTCGTGTTCAACGACGGCGGCTACGGCGTCCTGCGCAACATGCAGGACCGCCACAGCGACCGCCGCTCGGGTGTCGACCTCGCCACACCCGACTTCGAACTCCTCGCCCGGGCCTGCGGGTTGCCGTATCTGCGGATCGCCGCAGCCGAGCACGCGGAGCCCGTCGTCGCCGAGGCCGTCGCCTCCGACGGGCCGACGCTCGTCGAGGTCGATCTCGCGGCGCTCGGCCCGATGAAGAACCCGTTCACCCCGCCCGTGAAGATCCCCACCGCGTAG
- a CDS encoding recombinase-like helix-turn-helix domain-containing protein, whose protein sequence is MTTTWPYLNVHQSRTHEPTPYEYKLAATLEEVFTKDGHELADVIRGLNARQVHAPDGAPWTEDSFRAEMHRLGA, encoded by the coding sequence GTGACCACCACCTGGCCGTACCTGAACGTCCACCAGTCCCGTACGCACGAACCCACCCCCTACGAGTACAAGCTGGCCGCCACCCTCGAAGAGGTCTTCACCAAGGACGGCCACGAACTCGCCGACGTCATCCGTGGGCTGAACGCCCGCCAGGTCCACGCCCCCGACGGCGCCCCGTGGACCGAGGACTCGTTCCGCGCCGAGATGCACCGACTGGGAGCGTGA
- a CDS encoding PDR/VanB family oxidoreductase, with amino-acid sequence MTATDETLLDLLVHRMTWEADGVLSVELTHPDGKPLPAWEPGAHLDVHVGGQVRQYSLCSDPRTPASYRIGVLNEPSSRGGSRHVHTKLRPGGRVTVSAPRNHFALEDAPGYVFVAGGIGVTPILAMAREAARRGAEWRMVYGGRSRGSMAFVDELTALGGDLTVVPQDEQGHIDLASTLAGLPAGTLVYCCGPEPLLAAIEALCPADRLRVERFAAPVVERSTDDEGFEVECRASGLTLTVGADTSILEAAEAAGLDVASSCRDGICGSCETRVLDGTPDHRDFLLSDAERAAGASMMICVSRCASGRLALDL; translated from the coding sequence ATGACCGCAACCGACGAGACCCTCCTGGACCTCCTCGTACACCGCATGACCTGGGAGGCCGACGGCGTCCTCTCCGTCGAACTGACCCACCCGGACGGCAAGCCCCTGCCCGCCTGGGAGCCCGGCGCGCACCTCGACGTCCACGTGGGCGGGCAGGTCCGCCAGTACAGCCTGTGCTCGGACCCGCGCACCCCGGCGTCGTACCGCATCGGCGTCCTCAACGAGCCTTCGTCACGCGGGGGTTCGCGCCATGTGCACACGAAGCTGCGCCCCGGCGGGCGGGTCACGGTGTCGGCGCCGCGCAACCACTTCGCGCTGGAGGACGCGCCGGGCTACGTCTTCGTCGCGGGCGGCATCGGTGTGACGCCGATCCTCGCGATGGCCCGCGAGGCCGCGCGCCGGGGCGCCGAGTGGCGCATGGTGTACGGCGGCCGCAGCCGTGGGTCGATGGCGTTCGTCGACGAACTCACCGCGCTGGGCGGTGATCTCACGGTGGTGCCGCAGGACGAGCAGGGTCATATCGACCTCGCGTCCACGCTCGCCGGGCTGCCGGCCGGGACGCTCGTCTACTGCTGCGGTCCCGAGCCGCTGCTCGCCGCCATCGAGGCCCTCTGCCCGGCGGACCGGCTGCGCGTCGAGCGGTTCGCGGCCCCGGTCGTCGAGCGGTCCACGGACGACGAGGGCTTCGAGGTCGAGTGCCGCGCCTCCGGGCTCACGCTCACCGTCGGCGCCGACACGTCGATCCTGGAGGCGGCGGAGGCGGCCGGCCTGGACGTGGCCAGCTCCTGCCGCGACGGGATCTGCGGGTCCTGCGAGACCCGGGTGCTCGACGGCACGCCCGACCACCGCGACTTCCTGCTCTCCGACGCCGAACGGGCCGCGGGCGCCTCGATGATGATCTGCGTCTCGCGCTGCGCCTCCGGCCGTCTGGCCCTCGACCTGTAA